In uncultured Bacteroides sp., the following proteins share a genomic window:
- a CDS encoding MraY family glycosyltransferase: MNEYKICILFIALGLILALSMESFILPRIILISRKKCLFDIPNDRKEHKDPVPRLGGISFLPVLFLSTIITLYIRCKLLDNIFTPSFYDTLNDFMMLTSGLLVLYIVGIKDDLSGVNYRKKFFMQFIASVFLVLSGTYINNFYGLFGIYEIPLYVSIPFSMLLCIFITNSINLIDGIDGLASGISGAALAAYGYLFFISKQWTFSIISFTMLGILIPFFYYNVFSSRNKIFMGDTGSLMLGFLLSFLGIRVAMNFPELPSSPPTGAILVAGSALFIPMFDAIKVMYARLCVHRNIFTPDRRHIHHRLIDIGLSHRVAMIIIVSASIVMTLGNFYTLKYFNINIVFFVDVFVAYSSNKLIAYLRYKKKQRILSIRLQEEIVEENKGLNIR, encoded by the coding sequence ATGAACGAGTATAAAATTTGCATATTATTTATTGCACTAGGGTTAATTTTAGCCCTTAGCATGGAAAGTTTTATCTTACCTAGAATTATTCTTATTTCCAGAAAAAAGTGTTTGTTTGATATCCCAAATGACAGAAAAGAACATAAAGATCCAGTCCCTCGCTTAGGAGGAATATCATTTTTACCGGTTCTTTTCTTAAGCACCATAATTACCCTCTACATTAGATGTAAATTGCTGGACAATATTTTCACTCCATCATTTTATGATACCCTAAACGACTTTATGATGTTAACTTCAGGGCTTCTGGTTCTTTACATAGTTGGCATAAAAGATGATCTGTCAGGTGTTAACTATAGAAAGAAGTTCTTTATGCAATTTATAGCATCAGTTTTTCTGGTTTTAAGTGGTACATATATTAATAACTTCTATGGGTTATTCGGGATATATGAAATTCCATTGTATGTAAGTATCCCCTTTAGCATGCTCCTTTGCATATTCATTACAAATTCCATTAATCTGATTGATGGGATTGATGGATTAGCTTCAGGCATTAGTGGCGCTGCTTTAGCTGCTTATGGTTACCTGTTTTTTATTAGTAAACAGTGGACATTCTCTATAATCAGTTTCACTATGCTGGGAATTCTTATTCCTTTCTTTTATTATAATGTTTTTAGTAGTAGAAATAAAATATTTATGGGAGATACCGGGTCACTCATGCTTGGCTTTTTACTTTCTTTCCTCGGGATCAGGGTTGCAATGAATTTTCCTGAGTTACCTTCATCTCCTCCAACTGGCGCTATTCTCGTAGCTGGCTCTGCACTTTTTATACCAATGTTTGATGCCATCAAGGTTATGTATGCCAGACTTTGCGTACATCGGAACATCTTCACTCCAGACAGACGGCATATCCATCACAGATTAATTGATATTGGCCTTTCTCATCGAGTTGCTATGATTATCATTGTTTCAGCCTCGATAGTTATGACTTTAGGCAATTTTTATACATTAAAATATTTCAATATCAATATTGTATTTTTTGTAGATGTATTTGTTGCATATAGTTCCAATAAATTAATTGCCTATCTTAGATATAAAAAGAAACAAAGAATTCTATCTATAAGATTACAAGAAGAAATTGTAGAAGAAAATAAAGGACTGAACATAAGATAA